GCACTTAAAATTTTCATGTTATTTTAACTGTTTTGAAACATTTTAATCAAACTcaaatatgtactgtactgtatgtgtgtatgtattgtagtATTATGCTCTACTATGTACTATGTGTCCATGCTTATTCGAATTATTGCATGTTGAAAAGCCTTTGAGTAACACAGTGTGTGGTTCCGCCTCAGGCTTACCATAGCGTGGGGTAGATCTTCTTTTTGGCGAGATCCccctgaagagagaagaggaagagggaacaTGAGGCTCGGCTGCCTTACTCACCACATCACTATGGTGACCAGTGGGTCAACTGCTGAGTACTGTCCCACACGCACCATTTACAAACAAAGCattatctcagacagacagacacagagcgagacagagcaaaagaaagaatgaatgaaagagagagagagagagagagttgcagggACCATCCTCCAGAATACCCCTAAATCGAGGCCTAGCTGAATTGCTTAGGAGCAACTCGGCCATGGATGAGAGGGTAGGAGAGTACTGTTGATTATTGTACTGTCCACAGACCATTATCCTGACTGATACAGAAATCGAATCTGCAATTAGCAGATGTAATTTACAAACAATTAGACCACTGCCAACGAGTATATTAGTCATTCACCACACTGTTGCCCAACATGTGCGCACAATGACCATTTTAGGTACACAAATcccacaacacaaacaccactttcatacacgcgcacacacacgcgccttgTGGCCCTTTCCCAACCCCTGAAACCCATTCAACagcagcacgcgcacacacacacacacacacacacacacacacacacgaaaagtgCTTAGTCAGCATAGGTAAGCTGACCACTGTACCAACCTCCTTAAGCCCACAGACTACTAGAGTAAAAAGGCAGAGAGACACGCCCCGCCAAACACATACTTGAGGTGCTTTTGTTTAGTACTGGTTTGACCCTAAACCTGAATGACACTGCTTTAACTACATACCACAAAGTTCTTTGTTTTATGACGAATCACAGTTTATATGGGCAGGATTGCGATATAAAACTCAAAATTCATAGATAGAAAAAACAGGCAACAAAGACAACTGCTCTCAAAACGCCAACAACTTTCAGACTAATATTACCATTGCAGTATTTGCGTGAGGTTTCAACTGAATCTAGAACtaaccatgcacacatgcattggaatggaatgttttttaaaaatcaaatcaGACAGACAAGTCTTACAGTTCACTGGCTACTCAGGGTGACACGGCAAAACGCACCTCGTCCCCTCCCACTTTCATTCAGAGCTAACCTCGGGCCCGAGACTGGCGTTGCCTCACACTCCTGCGATACTACTTATCTTATGTGAGTGTAAAGTAAACCAGCTGACTGCACTATTACAAACAAAAGCTACTCCTGTACTCAACTGCAAATTCAATTGCCAACGTACTACTCGCCGCCACCCTCTCTGTGGAAAAACAGGCCACACCAGATCTCCTTGGAAATAAAAAGCCATAAACCCAAGGGTTTGGCAAATTTTGGAGGAATTAATGACATTGCTGGCCATCGTGACTCAATGTTGACTTCTAAATAAGGGTGGCGAAAAGGCATCTTCCTGACACCATGAACATAATTGACTGATCAATATGACTCATTATACAAACATACACTACAGATGTGGCATCCTCCATTTCTGTGCATCAGGCGGTAAAATTCTGCGAGTAGTAATTTGGATCGACATGAATGAGGAGAAAGAGTAcgagtacacacacgcgcacacacacacacacacacacacacacacacacacacacacacacacacacacacacacacacacacacacacacacacacacacacacacacacacacacacacacacacacacacacacacacacacacacacacacacaccttgttgacACATGgaggaaataaaaaaacactacaGGAAAGATGgccagagaagagaggtgagatggATAGAAGATAAACAAAGAGTGTGTGAACAGGGGGCTGCTAGAGCCGTGCTGCTGAGCAGCAGTGTATTCAACAGCATGAGCGGGTCAGGTTTCCCTATattcacacacgtgtgcacacacacacacacaccacacctcactgCAACCTCACCATGACTCGACTAAAAAACTCAATAATGGCAGTGATTGTAATATACACAAAGAGGTTTGATACGACACCCTCTCCCAATTCTGAGGAAGCCACTCTTGTCAAGTTCCCAAAGTCCATTTCTACTTATCGAGCTTATTTTACAAAAagcatcttcctcttcttttcaATCAGatcacaagcacaacacacaaagagagacTAACGGACACAAGCTGGTCTTGGCCCTGTCTCCGCTGCTTATTTGTGGGCAGGTTAAGATCCTGTCACCTGACGTAACTGTAAACACGGCCAGACTGTTGCAAAAGCCATTGGCCAACCACATTACCAAGACCCTGAAACACTCGTGGGTCTGGCCATGCGACAGGTATTGCTGTAAAACTGGATTGTGCAACCTGGCCATTGCTGGCTTGGCTATCATTTCCTCATTCTAGTAGACACAAAAATGTGGCATTACCCCTGTTCACACTTCCTTCTTCCGTTCTGCTCTGTATTCTTCCAGTATGTCATAACTTCACTTTATTACCAAACACAAGATTAAGGTCACCAGAAAAATGGAGAGGTATTATTTCAGTCAGTGATAGTGTGTATACCATGTTGACTACACACAGGGAGACTTATCATAACAACaacccgcacgcacacagatacacagagacacaaacacgcatgaaCAGACATCCTCACCGAAGCTCCCATGATGATGAAGATGTGGACGTCTGTCTGATGGAACTCCTCATCCTCGTGCAGTTCCTTCCGGAGTTCTCCGAAGACCTCGGAGCGAGACAGCGGCAAACTCATCCCTTCTAGTGAGGGACATAAGACCGTTTAGGAGTATTCAGAACAGTTTATATGGAAAGTAGGACATTCCgttgacaacacaacacacacacacaccaatggcagCTAAGAAAGCAGCGAGCTATGAACGTCTCCTATGGGGTGAATGGCCTAGTTCTAAGGATGTCTTTCACAACACGAAATTACCCAGTAGAACTAGCCGGTTTTATCAACTTTGTGGGACTAATGATGTCACAGGACTACACGATACGCACATAAATCAACGCACATGTTATTTAACACACAGGGCTGTGTGTAACCACAtaccaggaggaggtggaggaggatgtacAATGTGGGGTCTTTCTAAAAGTAAAACATGGGTTGGATGGGGCGAGTTAGTTTCATCTTCTTCGGTGAACTCATTCCATGCATATCATCCCTGTACATAACCGAGTTGCTCGAACACACTGCTGACACACAAATAACCAGCCTAACTAACTCCTACTAGCTAACCCAGAGAAGGGTAATGTTATTAGCAAAATCCGCAGTGCAATCCCCTATTTAAAAGGCTCAGCCAGACAGCACCGTACCATAATTTGCAGGCGGCAGGACACATTTAGACGCACGGTTACCAAAACAAGTTCAGCTATTAGCGATGTTATAACACAGCGAGTTATTATATATGCATACAGTGCCTTACTTTAACTTTGTCATTCATTATACACAACAAATTACAGCTTTAGTACATACGTTTTGTTATTACCTTTATCCCTGGATGGGTGTTTAGAAAGTGCAACGACAACGATGCTAGCTGGCTAAGCAGTTGCTGTCAAACCAGTCCACTTCACTAATTAAATGGATGTCAGTACAAGCCCTCACTGCTAACTTTGCTAAGTCATTCACACTCTACCATCGATTTGGCGCAGAATGGATGAAATGGCACAAAACGTGCTATGTTCTACTGTGGGTCTCGGTCGGTAGTCTGACATGAACACACCAGTCGTATGAACGCAGCTTCAACTGCTTCTCCGAGTACCCAAACCTTTGCTGCGAACCAACAGCTACAACATGCCGTTTAATTATTTAAATAAAAAAGTTTCCTGCTTCCAACTTCTGCGATTTTATTGGTTTAGAAACCAACTTACCAGCGCTCGCTCGACTTCCCATCACTGTAGCATCCGTGACGTCACATATGCAGTGGCAGTGGCCTCTCTGGCACTGCCTCCGAGTGGCCGATAGAAAAACACAGAGGGCGGGGAGGTACAGAAACACGCGGAACTGAACTGCCAATCACAACGCTGTCACTCACTGGAGTGATATGCCTTTGACATTAAATATTACTGGTATGTGAACACATGCCCAGCCAATAACCATGTCTCCTCAAGACAGGCATAAAGTTAAACATTGACTTTCGGCCTACCAATAATACATCCAGACACAATCATTCGAAATGATGTGGTCAATGTATGTTCATTGAAACAATACATCAATATTGCCCTGATCGGCATGTTCTATTTGCAAAAAGGTATCCCATACATAAACAGTAAAGCCTCTCTGCATCCATCAAGTGGGCCAAGTTGCTGATTATTTCCACTGTACATTGGCGCCGCCTATGGCTGAATAAGTGTTAGGACAActcaaatacagtaggcctactgttaaatCCATTTCACTGAAGAGGATTTTAGGAGTTTAGATTTCCTTTATTAATTGCCATAATGTGGAACCATATACTGTGATAGTTGTTGTACACAATCCAAGTCATTGTTAGATTTCTTTGGGTTCATCTGATGTCAGCAAACACATAAGGTTAGGTAAATGCCCAGTGCTGGTTGGGGTTGATAGGGTCACATTTCTTCATGATCACTTTATGTCCTTCCAAGGTCAAACACTTCTTCAGAATAGCACTCTCCAGGAGGTACATCTAAAAGAATATACCAGGACACAGATATATTGGTAAACCAGTCAGATAATTCATATTGTATGTTACCATATTCCAAATGTCTTTAAacattcattcatattcattcatattcattttAGAAAATTAATCGCACAGTAAGGAATATATGGTGGGGATTTGTAGTTTTTATGGCACCGTATCTGCAACTTGTGCGCTTTAACTTCTCAATTTCAGGACCATTTTCATACCATCCACACAAAGGGTTTAAATGTTGCCAGTCCCTATAtgtaaaaatatacatatatatactatACACTGTAAATTAATTAatatggcaatgaatgaatgaatgaatgaatgaatgaattcatgattaattaattaattcaatcaatcaatcaatcaatcaatcaatcaatcaatcaatcaatcaccttTGGGAACAATAGAGTGAGGGTCCACTCTTGCTGTGGAGCCACCTCTGTCCCCTTGCCCCTGAATTGACATGGGTCCACCCTGACCGGAGATGGGGTCCGGGTCGCGTGGAGACACAGCTGCCGTCCTACACTGTGCCGCAGTTCTTGCTGTGCAGTGAACTCAAAATACTAGAAGAATATGGAGGAACACGTACAAAGACATTCCATTCAGTGACAACAGGTTATAttgctctgccctacaaagttTAGACTAAAaaaggtcttcattacacctcctttatgttGTGGCAAAGccatatggtccaaatgtgtgtcCTGTTATAGATATTTTGCTATGtcaaaggctttgaaggcattttctcagtttcagctTGGCCTTTGTAGGACAGTAGCATATTACAGTTTGACATTTTGAAAAAGTAGCAAGCTTTCCCCCCTTGCACAATCAAATAAAGTGGTCAAGAGGACACACCCTGCCAAACACATACTTGAGGTGCTTTTGTTTTGTACTGGTTTGACCCTAAACCTGAATGACACTGCTTTAACTGCATACCACAAAGTTCTTTATTTTATGATGAATCACAGTTTATATGGGCAGGATTGCAATATAAAACTCAAAATTCATAGATAGAAAAAACAGTCAGCAAAGACAACTGCTCTCAAAACGGCAACAACTTTCAGACTAATATTACCATTGAAGTATTTGCGTGAGGTTTCAACTGAATCTAGAACtaaccatgcacacatgcattggaatggaatggattttttttttatcaaatcaGACAGACAAGTCTTACAGTTCACTGGCTACTCAGGGTGACACGGCAAAACTCACCTCGTCCCCTCCCACTTTCATTCAGTGCTAACCTCGGGTCCGAGACTGGCGTTGCCTCACACTCCTGCGATACTACTTATCTCATATGAGTGTAAAGTAAACCAGCTGACTGCACCATTACAAACAAAAACTACTCCTGTACTCGGCTGTATATTCAATTGTCAACCTACATCGCCTCGCCGCGCCGCCACCCTCTTTGTGGAAAAACAGGCCACACCAGATCTCCGTGGAAATAAAAAGCCATAAACCCAAGGCTTTGGCAAATTTTGGAGGAATTAATTACATTGCTGGCCACGTTTTCATACTGCTCATCATAAAGCATATTACAAGCCAGGGttcgatttgtaggggggggggggattgtcccctcttctggttttgatattgtcacatgaaatctgaaacatatccccacttctggttttctgacaaatggCACCCTGTACGAGGCTATTGTGATGTGTTGTCAAAGGGTGTGTTCAACCCCTGCATGCTTTTGCTGTATTTTACTATGGCTTATTTATCGATTGGCTGAGACGACGTGCACCATGTTGCCGCTTGTTCACGCGTCTTGTGCACAACCATTGGTCACATCGTGTCAAATTGGGATCCCAAAGAGTAGCCtacctcagtggttcttaacctggggtgcgggcaccccctgggggtgcgccagagatttcagggggtgcgcagaattttgtttgtgttgaagttgtgaccaaaattctgattccaaacattataattaggccaaataaagaccaaaattaaaacatgttttggacctaatgtaaagtcattaaagaattgattaatgtcccaagtaagaatcattgtaattattcacttaaatcatttttttagtgtgtatacacgtgtagacgtttgggttgggggtgcacggcttgtcttgggcacaggttagggggtgcttcaagaaaaaaggttaaaacCTGGTTGCCACCCATGTTGTGACACGGGTACATGATAACAGCCCTCCCTCCTGAGTTCTCCTGGCCCACGTCCAGACACATCTCCGACCCCGGGTTCTTAATCTGTGAAGCCATCATCACAAAGGGTCACATCAGGGAGCAAATTAAGTTTTACATTGCTGTGCtaaaacacaatgcaacacatCTACCTTTCATCATATTATTCatgacttaacccattttagcctgatgacgtGTATACTAtacattgtttgacctttggcgcctggagcgacatacgtTGTATTCAGGCtttaaggggtttttttttcattaaaaacttcgttagagctgaatgatcacattccaatgcaaatgagggtcctagccttcaagttatgtcatgtttttatgtgctccagaggctaagatatttaggttttaataggcagagggcaccttttctcaaAATTAGCTCATATATTCAGCagccgtttttttgttttttgcaggtgccttcggctaaaatgggttaatacaggGAGTAATGAAATCCCATACCGCTCCATAGAGAGCTGGGTTCATGTCGGGGATGAAGGCCTCCGGGTAGACATGGTTCAGGTACCAGGTGAAGTTCTTACAGTTCCGGCTCTCCTTGAGCTTGAGTCGTTCTGAAATGTCGCCGTAAGACTTCTGACTCACCCACAGACAGCAGGCCCatgaaaagagacagacagaaaaatagaATGACAGTAAGTAAGGGATGGAAATTAGCAAAACCCCATGACACACTGGTAAGTTGAAGGATTTGCTTTTAACAAAGAACATGTTGCTTCATGGGGAAAGCACTGTACTGTTGAGAAAGGCAAAAGTTGTAACTCTCTGTGCAAAATATGTTTTTCAATCAATGAACATCAGATTCATTGTTTTATCAAGTATTTGATGTTGCTTTTGTTGGATTTGGGAACAAGAAGTTGTTGTCTTCGACTTGGGCATAGCACTTAAACACATGTAGAGGATTTCATGCACCTGATGCAGAAGTCAGTTTTCACTTTCAAAAGCCATGTGTATTTTGCCCTTGACAGCATAGCACTGGCACACAATCATGACCGTAACTaccactgaggacacagaggtcatgtcctcagtattttcagaaatatcaaatttatctatgatgaaagatcgatctatgatcaacattGATACATTCAGTCTCTATACGCccctcccatttatcctcaagactaATGAAAACCAACTTTCtaaaagcattctaaatgtacagtatgtggtaaaCCACGTAGTATTTGAcccctgtatttgaaaatgtctcgttacggccctgcacaCAATGTTTTGACCAAAGACAGGCTTACTTGACGAGCCATTTCTGCAGCCTTCTTGTTGATGCGGTAGAATATCTTCTTGTGCTCGCCCATCCAGACCTCGGCCAGACGCACCTGGTTGCGCGTGATCACACCGGTGCCCTCGGGAAAGGAGTGTGGGCTAGTGGTGCGGAATATGTGGCCCACCACCGAGCAGGGAATAATCTCCAGCCTGCCCCCACACATCCATACCTGCGACCCACCAGAGCATAACCACCAGATTGCAACAGTGAATTGCTGACATTTTCCATTCAAGTCTTTTGGTGCAGAATTTTAGTATTATTACGATttgatgtgattttaaaatacaTTGCCCTCATTTGCACCAGTATTGATACTGTAAAGTATGAATTTAATAATGAAAGGTATTGTTAGATATTCTGAAGCTGAAGCTGTGAAACAACATTCTTTACGCGATTATgattgaaaaaatgttttattcaAGGACAGTAAAGTGAACATACCCTGAAGGACATCTCAATGTTCTCTCCTCCCCAGATCTTCATTTTGTCGTCATAACTTCCAATATGCTCAAAGAAAGCTTTTGATATCGAGAAGAGGCCCCCAGCGAACACTGGAGTCCTGTAAGGGCAGATTTaatacaaaataataaaacacgttttttgggggggtttcaactttatttagacaggacagtctctgcgtttacatgagacacttaaatctgatttaactcactttaaatcttaattccactctaaaaatatcatgtaaacacttaccgaacaggatttaagtttattccgatttaaacttaagtccgattaaagtgggtggtttattcctcttttaaatcagattaaacacgttcctctgtcatgtaaccttttattcggaattacaataaatccagtcgttccacgcatgctcgttgaccacatgatggcgccaagagaccgccagtgagaaaaacatggcggcacttcctgttgattttcacatgaaagttttgcttaatttaaagtccataagcgactataaatgttgtggcttccatatattgatgtaaaagtgccccacgaagtaatgaagcataagaaagttactccacattaccatttgaccactcgtttttctaagctaggtgggtaagctaaAGAACCAGGCCATAGGGGATGACCCTAGCTTTCAGTGTCCGACTGAAGGcattcattttcgggcagaaggTTAGCAGAAGGTTAGCACTTGCCCTGGTAGTCATGAAGGTttagcgaccacgcccccacgccttatttggctcgctcagcatgtgcgtcctcagtccaatcgcaatgctttattttacccagacgtttaatcgcatttaagtgaaagtgccatgtatacacgttgcaaaataactcttaatccgatctacttaaatctgatctattaaatccgacttaaaaacatcatgtacacgtagccagtgaagagtgggacaggaagcaagttggagagagacacagaggaggatCGGGAAAGGACCTCGGGTGGGGAATTGAACACAGGTCCCCagcgtaacagtgcagtgccctaccgcttgagccTCGGCGGAGCCCAGATTTTATACCTATATTGCATGAAACATCACCGGCACTGCACTGATTAGGTCGACTGTATGCTGATGACTACACTGGCATGACTAACTGCAGCTTCACACATACGATTCCATAGAGCTGTCAAGATGCATTGCATGTTGACTTTGCTAAATGAATGCTTGGAAGACAACACAAACAGCATGAATGTATTTGAAGTAGTACTGTAAGCCTAAACGTTTAAACAGGAACACATATCGGTTGCCCTGTGACACTGTGTCAACCTGCTCTGCAGTTAAGTATAGTTCTCAGATTCTTGGCACGTTAATTGTTTAGTTCAGCTACTTACTGTAAACTTGTATGCAATTTGTCTTGCCATTCTGTTAGTGCATGTACTTTGTAGTTTATTTATGTATGCATTAGGCTACAGCACTGCACAGTacaaaagtgaacactgcacacaacaaaattgcatttatgcccccaatggcacccgaaagggagcagtgcggtgggacggtgccatgctcagggtgcctcagtcatggaggaggatgggggagaacacaggttaattactcccgcAACcagcctggtgggtcgggagtcgaaccagcaacctttgggctggtctgactgacgccctaaccgcttacccatgactgcccatcattTTCTCTTCCCTTCTATATGGTTCATTCACCTTACTGGGTAGGTCTCATCCTTTCGACTCTTTCTCTCCCGGCTGGGTATTGGCTCCCAACCAAAGGTCAGGCTCCAGTCAAACTTGCCGCGGTTGTAAGCCTGTGCGGTGGGATTGGGCCTGCTGAGCTCCAGTGTGTCCTTGTCGATGACGGCGATGTCGGGGCTAACCGCCGCGTGGGGCTCCTCCACGATACGTGCCAACAGGGGCTCCAGCCAGCCGTGGAAACACTCACCTCATGggaaacaaaatacagccacaaATGTTTTTTCAAACATTACTGTAGGTCATATTGCACTGTTGAAGTGGTTGAAGTGGGTCACCAGGCCAGAGTACCAGCAGTACTTATCAATTTTAGCATTTAAAGTATAGAGACTTTTTATGGTGCACTTCTGCAGCAAATTACTGTATTTCAACTGTTAAAGCACTAGCACTTTGCAGATGTttttattaagccccaaaatagtggcatacccctttaagtgactTAAAGTTATatgggtacagggtattggttacagttcctggaacaGTATTGGGTTAGGTCCTTTGCTccagagcacttcagccattgatgggCTCTCACCTCATGCAAAAGCATAGCATCAGATGTTTCTCACAAAACCTCCCTGGTCATTAATCACTTTCTTACCATTACTGGCTAAGCCTGCTTTTATTACACCCTCGATAAAATCCTGACAGAGCAGAGGTATGCATGTTTCAAAGGTATACCATCAAGCATGATGGAAAGTAATTCAAATGGCATAGGGGGCATTCATCCTTTTCGGGGCATATTGACCATTATCTTGCCATTTTACGAATAGCACAACCAGTGCCAGTTCTTTTCCTGCCAAATTGgctgaatatgtgtgtgggaggaggtaTATATTTACAGTGTGAGTCCAGGAATGTGAGGACCTCTCCGCGCGCCTCCCGTGCCCCCATCAGCCTGGCAGGTACCAGCCCTTTCCTCTCCTGCTGACGGAGGACACGCACCAACTTCAGAGCCTGAAAATGCTGCTCCAAAGGCTCCTTTAAAAACTCTACgccaaccaaaa
This Engraulis encrasicolus isolate BLACKSEA-1 chromosome 10, IST_EnEncr_1.0, whole genome shotgun sequence DNA region includes the following protein-coding sequences:
- the LOC134457587 gene encoding polypeptide N-acetylgalactosaminyltransferase 6-like, with amino-acid sequence MVRMLHYRFSLRLKALALTCALLVTLLLVARQRVEEDTLAPVPWPLGLPRTHEWVNAFLRDRAQATNNSISFQIVPPLKLSSSSEAAAPLCPSGFYTRHELRPHLPRPPEQPSSPGAYGLAFVPGHLSAEELRERERGLKTHCFNQFASDRISVHRGLGNDTRPPECVDRLFRRCPGLPSTSVIIVFHNEAWSALLRTVYSVLHTTPAALLREIILVDDASTLEFLKEPLEQHFQALKLVRVLRQQERKGLVPARLMGAREARGEVLTFLDSHCECFHGWLEPLLARIVEEPHAAVSPDIAVIDKDTLELSRPNPTAQAYNRGKFDWSLTFGWEPIPSRERKSRKDETYPVRTPVFAGGLFSISKAFFEHIGSYDDKMKIWGGENIEMSFRVWMCGGRLEIIPCSVVGHIFRTTSPHSFPEGTGVITRNQVRLAEVWMGEHKKIFYRINKKAAEMARQKSYGDISERLKLKESRNCKNFTWYLNHVYPEAFIPDMNPALYGAIKNPGSEMCLDVGQENSGGRAVIMYPCHNMGGNQYFEFTAQQELRHSVGRQLCLHATRTPSPVRVDPCQFRGKGTEVAPQQEWTLTLLFPKMYLLESAILKKCLTLEGHKVIMKKCDPINPNQHWAFT